The Candidatus Peribacteria bacterium region GTTGTGTCATCACTCATACAGAAAGAGTAGTGCAAGTGTTGCACATCGTAAAGTTATAGAGAGTCGTCAGCAGGAATCAGGCAACTTTCACAATTTCAAACTGCACGATGCCGGACGGTGTGTGGACTTTTACTTCATCGCCGCGAACGTGACTGAGCAAAGCCTTTCCGATAGGGGATTCGTTGCTGATTTTGAAGTCGAACGGATCAGCTTCTGTTGCGCCCACGATGGTGTATGCCTGCTCTTCGTTTCCGGACAGGTCGCGGACAGTCACCGTCGAACCGATGTTCACTTCTTTGCCGAGTCTGTCGGATTTGTCGGTGATGATTTTTGCGCTCTTGATCTTGTGCTCAAGCTCCAGAATGCGTCCTTCAATAAATGCCTGCTCGTTTTTTGCTTCTTCGTACTCAGAGTTTTCCGATAGATCTCCGTAGGAAATAGCCTCTTTCAGGCGCTGTGCAACTTCTCTGCGGCGCGTCTCCTTCAAATGTTCAAGTTCATCTTTCAACTTCTTCAAACCTTCTTTGGTGACAAATGTCTCATCGTCATCATCAAAAGGGGATGTGCCGGTTGAGGCGCTGTCGCTGGAAGTAACAGCTGAATCGTCGAGGAAATCGTCTGATGTAGGCATAGTGCCG contains the following coding sequences:
- the greA gene encoding transcription elongation factor GreA, whose amino-acid sequence is MPTSDDFLDDSAVTSSDSASTGTSPFDDDDETFVTKEGLKKLKDELEHLKETRRREVAQRLKEAISYGDLSENSEYEEAKNEQAFIEGRILELEHKIKSAKIITDKSDRLGKEVNIGSTVTVRDLSGNEEQAYTIVGATEADPFDFKISNESPIGKALLSHVRGDEVKVHTPSGIVQFEIVKVA